One region of Salvelinus sp. IW2-2015 linkage group LG1, ASM291031v2, whole genome shotgun sequence genomic DNA includes:
- the LOC111961962 gene encoding ADP-ribosylation factor-related protein 1 isoform X1, giving the protein MYTLLSGLYKYVFQKDEYCILILGLDNAGKTTFLEQTKTKFSKNYKGMNLSKITTTVGLNIGTIDVGKARLMFWDLGGQEELQSLWDKYYAESHGVIYVIDSTDEERLAESKEAFEKMISSEVLEGVPLLVLANKQDVENCMSVPDIKTAFSDCAPKIGKRDCLVQPCTALTGQGVNEGIEWMVKCVIRNIHRPPRLKDIT; this is encoded by the exons ATGTACACCTTATTATCTGGTCTGTACAAATACGTGTTCCAGAAGGACGAATACTGCATCTTGATCCTAGGACTTGACAATGCAGGAAAAACG ACCTTTTTGGAACAGACCAAGACCAAGTTCAGTAAGAACTACAAGGGAATGAATTTGTCCAAGATCACCACTACAGTTGGACTTAACA TCGGCACAATCGATGTGGGCAAAGCTCGTCTAATGTTCTGGGACCTTGGTGGTCAAGAGGAGCTTCAGTCGCTATGGGACAAA TACTACGCCGAGTCCCACGGTGTGATCTATGTTATAGACTCCACCGATGAGGAGCGACTAGCAGAATCAAAAGAGGCATTTG AGAAAATGATCAGCAGTGAGGTTTTGGAAGGTGTGCCTCTCCTGGTGCTCGCCAacaagcaggatgtggag AACTGTATGTCTGTGCCGGACATCAAAACCGCTTTTAGCGACTGCGCTCCAAAGATCGGTAAACGAGATTGCCTGGTGCAGCCTTGCACAGCCCTAACAGG GCAGGGGGTTAACGAAGGCATCGAGTGGATGGTGAAGTGCGTCATCAGAAACATTCACCGGCCACCGAGACTGAAGGACATCACATAG
- the LOC111961962 gene encoding ADP-ribosylation factor-related protein 1 isoform X2, giving the protein MNLSKITTTVGLNIGTIDVGKARLMFWDLGGQEELQSLWDKYYAESHGVIYVIDSTDEERLAESKEAFEKMISSEVLEGVPLLVLANKQDVENCMSVPDIKTAFSDCAPKIGKRDCLVQPCTALTGQGVNEGIEWMVKCVIRNIHRPPRLKDIT; this is encoded by the exons ATGAATTTGTCCAAGATCACCACTACAGTTGGACTTAACA TCGGCACAATCGATGTGGGCAAAGCTCGTCTAATGTTCTGGGACCTTGGTGGTCAAGAGGAGCTTCAGTCGCTATGGGACAAA TACTACGCCGAGTCCCACGGTGTGATCTATGTTATAGACTCCACCGATGAGGAGCGACTAGCAGAATCAAAAGAGGCATTTG AGAAAATGATCAGCAGTGAGGTTTTGGAAGGTGTGCCTCTCCTGGTGCTCGCCAacaagcaggatgtggag AACTGTATGTCTGTGCCGGACATCAAAACCGCTTTTAGCGACTGCGCTCCAAAGATCGGTAAACGAGATTGCCTGGTGCAGCCTTGCACAGCCCTAACAGG GCAGGGGGTTAACGAAGGCATCGAGTGGATGGTGAAGTGCGTCATCAGAAACATTCACCGGCCACCGAGACTGAAGGACATCACATAG